Proteins from one Podarcis raffonei isolate rPodRaf1 chromosome 1, rPodRaf1.pri, whole genome shotgun sequence genomic window:
- the FZD5 gene encoding frizzled-5: MAGLRDAWLSLLLLLLQAPAPSAAASKAIVCQEITVPMCKGIGYNLTYMPNQFNHDTQDEAGLEVHQFWPLVEIQCSPDLKFFLCSMYTPICLLDYAKPLPPCRSVCERAKAGCSPLMRQYGFAWPERMNCDKLPVLGDAEMLCMDYNRTEAATTLPPFLTKPTRPSKGAHRNLTPLNGAGCKRACECREPLVFISEESHPLYNKIETGHVRNCAVPCFQPYFTQDEKTFATFWIGLWSVLCFISTFTTVATFLIDMERFKYPERPIIFLSACYLFVSIGYIIRLVVGHASVACNKDYNHIHYETTGPALCTVVFLLIYFFGMASSIWWVILSLTWFLAAGMKWGNEAIASYSQYFHMAAWLVPSVKSIAVLALSSVDGDPVAGICYVGNQNLDKLRGFVLAPLVVYLFTGTMFLLAGFVSLFRIRSVIKQGGTKTDKLEKLMIRIGIFTVLYTVPATIVVACYIYEQHYRERWETAQNCSCPGEKPKVKPDYAVFMLKYFMCLVVGITSGVWIWSGKTLESWRRFTSRCCRSGKPGSTGMYSEASAALTARSGLPNPAPYHKQVPLSHV; encoded by the coding sequence ATGGCCGGCCTCCGCGACGCGTGGCtgagcctcttgctgctgctgcttcaggctCCCGCTCCGTCGGCGGCCGCCTCCAAGGCCATCGTGTGCCAGGAGATCACGGTGCCCATGTGCAAGGGCATCGGCTACAACCTGACCTACATGCCCAACCAGTTCAACCACGACACGCAGGACGAGGCCGGGCTGGAGGTGCACCAGTTCTGGCCCCTGGTGGAGATCCAGTGCTCTCCGGACCTCAAGTTCTTCCTGTGCAGCATGTACACGCCCATCTGCCTGCTGGACTACGCCAAGCCGCTGCCTCCGTGCCGCTCGGTCTGCGAGAGAGCCAAGGCGGGCTGCTCTCCCCTCATGCGGCAGTACGGCTTCGCCTGGCCCGAGAGGATGAACTGCGACAAGCTGCCCGTCCTGGGCGACGCCGAGATGCTGTGCATGGATTACAACCGCACCGAGGCCGCCACCACTTTGCCCCCCTTCCTCACCAAGCCCACCCGCCCCTCCAAAGGTGCCCACAGGAACCTGACCCCGCTGAACGGGGCCGGCTGCAAGCGGGCGTGTGAGTGCCGGGAGCCCCTGGTCTTCATCTCCGAAGAGTCCCACCCGCTCTACAACAAGATTGAGACAGGCCACGTCCGCAACTGCGCCGTCCCTTGCTTCCAGCCCTACTTCACCCAGGACGAGAAGACCTTTGCCACCTTTTGGATAGGCCTGTGGTCTGTCCTCTGCTTTATCTCCACCTTCACCACAGTGGCCACCTTCCTGATTGACATGGAGAGATTCAAGTACCCGGAGCGCCCCATCATCTTCTTGTCCGCCTGTTATCTCTTCGTCTCCATCGGCTACATCATCCGGCTGGTGGTGGGCCACGCCAGCGTGGCTTGCAATAAAGATTACAACCACATACACTACGAGACCACGGGCCCCGCCCTCTGCACGGTGGTCTTCCTCCTGATCTATTTCTTTGGCAtggccagctccatctggtgggTCATCTTGTCCCTCACCTGGTTCTTGGCTGCCGGGATGAAGTGGGGCAACGAAGCCATTGCTAGCTACTCCCAGTATTTCCACATGGCCGCCTGGCTCGTCCCCAGCGTCAAGTCCATCGCGGTGCTGGCCCTGAGCTCGGTGGATGGCGACCCGGTGGCCGGCATCTGCTATGTGGGCAACCAGAACCTAGACAAGCTGCGGGGTTTCGTCCTGGCTCCCTTGGTGGTGTACCTGTTCACAGGGACCATGTTTCTGCTGGCCGGTTTTGTGTCCCTCTTCAGGATCCGGAGTGTGATTAAGCAAGGGGGCACCAAAACAGACAAGCTGGAGAAGCTGATGATCCGGATTGGCATCTTCACGGTGCTCTACACGGTCCCGGCCACCATAGTGGTGGCCTGCTACATTTATGAGCAGCACTATCGGGAACGGTGGGAGACGGCGCAAAACTGCTCTTGCCCTGGGGAGAAGCCCAAGGTCAAGCCTGACTATGCTGTCTTTATGCTGAAGTACTTCATGTGCCTGGTGGTGGGAATCACCTCGGGGGTCTGGATTTGGTCGGGGAAGACCCTCGAGTCTTGGAGACGCTTCACAAGCAGGTGCTGCCGGAGCGGGAAGCCTGGGAGCACCGGCATGTACAGCGAAGCGAGCGCAGCTCTGACGGCCAGGAGTGGGCTGCCCAACCCTGCTCCTTACCACAAACAAGTCCCACTGTCCCACGTctga